The nucleotide window AAGCCAACCCTCCATCAAGTTTCGCCGCTGGTCTTCCGCCAGCGTTCGCCAGCACCAGACAAATTCGCTTTGCTCTATCGGAATCCGGTTGGCATTCCAATAGCGTGGCGCCCATCCATACTCGAGCAATATTTTCTCTATGCTTCGTCGAGTGAAAAACCGCAAATGCGTGCGATCAAGCAAGCCTTTTTCTGTATAATCAAAAATTCCCAATCGCAAAGCACCTACCACACCTGCATAGGACACATTTGGGATCGACAGAATCAAACGCCCTCCGGGCGCCATTAAACCGTGCAGCGAACGCAGCACGCACTCGGGCGCCCTAAGATGCTCAAGCACATCGCAAGCCAGTACCACGTCAAAGCAACGGCCTTGCAATTTATTAATCCAGTCATCGCCATCTAAATCTGCAGCGATGACATCAACACCGAATCCTTGAAGCATTGCAACTGCTTCGGGGTCATTTTCAATTACCGTAACAGCGTGCCCACGCTCCACCAGTACTTTCGTCATGGCGCCCGGACCTGGACCCAATTCAAGCACGGTACTTCCTGGACCTACCTGTCTCAATAAGCGCGCAGCCCAACCCTGACCTTGCGGGTCATACCCATAGTCGTACCGATCCATGCTGCTCACTATGCCTCTCCTTGTGAACCGAGTGTATCGCTGGCAGGACGCCACATGCGATCCCACACCCCCCAGCGCCACCAGGCCAAAGGCCGATCACAAACGTCTTGATCGAGGCGCTTGATCACGCTATTGACGGCTTCACGCGGGCTCTCTGGCAACGCTTCCACAATCACACGCAACCGATAAGGCCGGTCTGCATACGTCATCGCACGGAACAACGACACGTTATTATACTGTGCCAGACGCTCAGTTGCGGTTAGAAAATTAAGAAACCCACCCCAAAAAGCATGATCGCGCATTCTGCCAAAGCGAGAACCCTCGCATCCGTGAAAATAACCCAAGATCGATAGTATGTTATATTTCACCTGTTGCTTCGGTATATTTTTTAAAAATGAATTGACGGCGATAGCCTTTCAACTCAAGATTTTTCATCACAGGTATCGTCAGCGCACGAGTCACGACACCTAATTGCCCCAAACCCACCGGTGCCGTCAATAACACACAAAAGCGATTAAGCACCAGAATAAACCCTTGCTTACGATTCGCCAGCAATTTGCAATTTCGGCCCCCTGAAGATCAACGATCGGGCCACCTCTTCTTCCTAAACGATGAAATGCCATGGCATTCACCTTTTCCTCCGCTAATATTCGCAAGTACACACTCACCCATTCGTAGAACCGTGCCGCCGTGGCTAAAGTAAACGCATCAAAAAAGTGACTCCGTAACCAGGGCTTCAGTGTCTATTGATTTCGCGGCAGCTTACCGCCTATCCAGCCAGCGAGCCAGCCCTCAAGGCATTTTAGTAGGTAGCCGCCTCATGTCTGGAAATACATAATTCAAATATACATCATCATTCATTGAACTAGCAACCATTCATGCTCAAGCCAAGCCAATCCAAAATCACGGTTTTTTTGATTCAGAACGGTGAATGGCTGAATAAGTTCAGCCATATCGAGAACCTGAAGGCCGGAGTCGTCCAACACGTAAACGTTCCAAAGGTACTCCCCCGACAGCAGTGAGAAGCGGGAAAATCTTATCCGCACGCGATGCTCGCCTACACCGCTCAAAGGCTGGCTCTGAGGCCGAAATTGTGTACTGGTACCAAACACGTTGTCTTTATCGGATCGCACAATGGCCAATCCCACATGAAACGGTGAGTTTGCAAATGACTCTAGCTCTATTTCAACCGTCATATCCTCGAAGGAGCTAACATGCGCGGGATTCAACCCTTCCCCCGTTTCGATAACGAGTCTCATGAATTTGACCAGCGGCACGCTGGACTCCATGCGTACCTCGGGCAACGAAGCTTCTGTTAATATTACTTCGCTAGGCGCCGAAGCGCCTCCTCTTAAGTGCACGTAGCGTCGACGCTCGTGTGCCTCGTATGCCGTTACCACATCTTCGGTCTCTCCGAGGGCTGCTATTTTTCCCTCGTGAATCCACGCAGCGCGCTGACACAGGCTGCGCACCTGATAAAGATTATGCGAGCAAAATAATATTGTTGCGCCCTGCTCACGCATAGCCAAAATACGATTCAGACTCTTCTTTTGAAAGTGCATGTCACCGACAGATAATGCCTCATCCACAATCAACACCTCTGGTTCAATTGCCGTCGCCCCCGCAAAGGCCAAGCGCATAAACATACCAGAGGAATAAGTTTTAACCGGGCGCCGCAACGACTCATCGGCAAGCTCAGAAAAATCCACGGCACGACTCACGAAATCATCCATATTGGAACCTTCCAATCCATGGAGGGCCGCCATGAAGCGCATGTTATCGTAGCCTGACTCCTCTGGATGAAATCCAGCACCCAATTCGAGCAATGCAGCAACCCGCCCCTCGCGCTCTACAGTTCCAGATGTCGGCCGAATCGTGCCTGCGGCAATTTTCAAAAGAGTACTTTTCCCTGCCCCATTTTGACCTACCAAACCGAATGTTTCGCCGCGAGACACCTCGAAATCAATATCAGTCAGCGCCAAATGCACCCGATGCCGTTGACGCCCCGTGAGCCATTCCCATAATCTATCCTGAGGGCGTGAATAGACCACATAGGCTTTTTCGATCTTGCCGAATCGGATACTCATTGCTTACAACGCTTCGCCAAGGGCTGACTTCATTGAACGAAAAAACCACCAACCACCACCGCTCAGCGCGCAAACCCAAAAAAACAATGCCCAAGCAGTGCCAGCAGGGATCGCTATTCCAAGGATAGTCGCCTGTACCAGGAGCGCCAAGCACGCGATCGGGTTAAGCAAAAACCACTCATGAAACCGATCGGGCACTTGTGTCAACGGATAAACGATGGGTGTCAGATAAAACCAAAGCTGCAAAGCAAAAGCAACTATCGAGCCCACATCTCGCCACAGAAAATGAGCCATAGCCAAGAGCATGGTCAATCCCAGGGTGAGCACAATCTGCGACAACATCAACAGCGGCAACCACACCCATGTAGCTCTCGGCCCCACGCCTTGAATAACACACAGCAACAACAAGAGCGCGTACCCGATGATCAGTGTCAGTAGACTGCCTCCGACAGCGACGGCGGGAAGAATTTCCGCCGGCATGGGTTGCTTGCGCAAAAAATCCTCGTAGGCAACCAAGCAACCGACACCTCGTCCAATCGCATCAGTGAAGGGGAGCCAAACGGCGAGGCCCGCCAATAAGTGCAATAAATAACCATTGCTCGCCTCTAATCCCGGCACTCTGACCGCCAGCACCAATCCAAAAAGGACATAGAAAATTGCGAGCGTTGCCAGCGGTTGGATCACTGCCCAGGCGAGTCCCAGCACCGAACCGGCATAGCGCGTCTTGAATTCACGGACGAGCCAATAGCGCCACAAAACCCACAATTGCCGGGTATTTGTTACGGTGTTCAAATAGGGCTGATGATGTGCGGCGTTTTGATCACTCATGGCAGCGTCCGCATCCACCGCAACGTACGCTCGAGGCCGACTTCGAATGACAGCGCCGGCTCCCAGTTCAATTCTGCACGCGCGCGCGCTATATCCAATACGTTGACTGGCGGATCAAATAGCCGGCCCGGCAGTACTCGACGCTCTATGCATCGCTCCAATAAGCGCTCGAGCGATACAATAATCTCGTTCACGCTTATTCCTTTTCCTGCGCCCACGTTAAAAACTCGGCCATCGCCTTGATGCGTGGCAGCGGCGCAAAACGCTCTACCCACATCAGCAGCGTGAACGAAGTCGCGTACCACGGATCCATCCCCCCATACGTCAAGAGCCTCTCCATGCAAGGCACGATGCGCGAATACCGCAATGACGCCCTGAACGCCCTGTGGGCGCTGCCACTCACCGTATGGATTGCTGAGGCGAATAATTCTGTATGGCAGCGCATGCTGCGCCTCTTCAATGCGCAGATGATGCTCGATAGCCAACTTCGTGACCCCATAGGCACCCATTGGCAACTTTGGGTGATCTTCATCTATGGGCACTGTTTGGGGACGGCCGTACACCGCGCCGCCCGACGAAGCAAACAGCAATCGCGGCCGAACATCCATCTCCCGCAATCCTTGAAGCAGCTGCAAAGTGCCCATCAAATTGTGTTGCACATCTGCAAGCGGCGCCACGTTGGCTGTGGCCGGCACAGTGGATGACGCAAGATGAATCAGAACGTCTGCACCGCTGCAGCGACGCCACCAACTTGCCACATCGTGGTATTCGGCCTTGACCTGCCCTACCAGCCAGGGCACGCTTGCCTCGGGCAGTGCAGGCGAGCGGTCTACCGACCAGACTTCATGTCGGGCTTGCGCCAGCGCTTGGCCGATATGGCGCCCCAAAAAACCGGCACCGCCCAGAATCACGCAACGCATCAGCCTTCCTTTCGGGCGGCATGAAGCCCACGCTCAAAAGCACGCGCGACAACGTCCCATGTTTGGGACCGCGCAAACACCTCAGCCCGCTCAGTCAGTGCTTGACGCCGCTCATCATCGTCAAGCAGATCGCACACGGCGTCCGCCAGCGCGTCCGGAGAGGCCAACGTCAACACCGCCACCTCGTCAGTCAACAGCCATTGCACGCATTCACCACGATTAGACACCACGGCGCAGCCGCAAGCCATCAACTCCAGGGGCAACAGAGACAAATTGGTCAGCGACAGCACCAATGCCACATCGCACTGGCTATAAAGATCAGGCAGATCGTCCAGCACCACAGTGCCGCATGCCAGATGAGGAAAGGGTATCTGATAGCTGGAAGTATCCCAGCCCGCCAAGACGAACTGTGTATCCGGCCGACGCCGCGCAACCTCGTTTAGCACCAACAGACCCAGCTCAAACGCGCGCCTTGGCGTCGGTGGCCTAGCGTAAAAAAACACCCGTCGGATGCCGGGCTCACGCCGGGGCAACCTACGATAGCGGTCCAGCTCCACCCCAAAGCCGACCGCGTGCGTATGCATGCCATATTCTTGCGCGAGTTTTTTTGCCAGCCACTCGCCTGCGGTAATACCGAAGAAACCAAAGCGATAGGTATTTTCTGCCAACACCGACTCTGTGCCTACAGAGTAGAAGTAGGGCTCGTAATCTTGGACAAAATACAGCTTCCGAACCGGCCCTGCGAGCGCCCGGACAGGATAAGCCGTTTCCCAACTCGTCGCTACAGCAAACTCCGAAGGGGGCACGTGCGCCAACCCCATGTACACAGAGGCACGCAGTGGAAAAAAATGTTCAATGATATCAGCTCGAGCCGTCTCTGAATCCTGATGCATCACGGGGCGAACAATCACAATATTAGACGTATAACCCATCTTCTCCAGATACCAGATGGTACGAAATATATTCAAATGACCACCGGATCCAATATTGAAATCTGGAACAAACCAAACAAGACTATTAGACTCAATACGTCCTGGTTGCAGTTTTAATATCCCGGGTCGGACAAAGTCGTAATGCGCCAATACATCCTGGAGTCGCCATTGACCTGGCCCATGACGCATGCGTTGCCAAATCATGCCAAGGGTACGAATGATGCCATCCCGACGAATAAGATCCCGCACCTGGCGCGCTCGGTGCCATATCAGCAGAGCCATTTCTTATTCCAATCCCTTCCGCTGCAACCGTTGATCACGCGACACCATGCGCAACAACGGCTTTGGCAGACTAGCGTGATGCGTGCCTAAGAACTGCCCTATCACCCTCGCGCACTCAATTACGGCCATGTAAGCCGCATTTTTAATCAATCTCCAGCCATGCAAACCAGCCTCATGCAGCCAATCGAGATCACGCTTTGCCAGATATCCGCCGGATGTCAATGCGCTCCACAAGCTTCCTTGCAAACGGTAGCCAAAATAAATATTGAACGAACGGGCTTCATCAAAGTTGCGCTGAAGAGTCTCCCATATACCGAAATCATGAGAGTGGTACACAACCGCGTCAGGAGCGAATGCCTTGGCATAGCCTGCCTCTATCGCGCGCAGCGCCCACGTTTGATCTTCGGCAAACATTACGTCGGGCAGCGGCACACGCTCCCACGCTTCGCGGCGAATACATGAATTGTTGTTGGAGAAATAATGCAAAAATTGACGGTAGCCCGGGTCGACTGCAAAGCGCTCGGGGTCTTCCAAGCGCACCACGGATAAGTTGCTGCCAAATCCTGCAAAGTGTTGCGCCAACTCACGATGCGTCACGTGTCTGGCTCGAGGGTACGCCAGATGAGGCCCAAATGCGCCAGCCACTGAAGGCTCCGCCTCACACGCGCTGACAATCGCCGCCAGCCAATGAGGCCCCGCGGGCTTCGCGTCCTGGGTAATAAACACCAAGAAATCGCCTAAAGCCATGGCTGCCATCCGATTGCGTGTTCGACCGTGGCCGAATTCAGACGGGGCGACAGTCTCCACCCGGATACCCCGCTCACGAACTGCTTGTAC belongs to Ottowia testudinis and includes:
- a CDS encoding methyltransferase domain-containing protein, with amino-acid sequence MDRYDYGYDPQGQGWAARLLRQVGPGSTVLELGPGPGAMTKVLVERGHAVTVIENDPEAVAMLQGFGVDVIAADLDGDDWINKLQGRCFDVVLACDVLEHLRAPECVLRSLHGLMAPGGRLILSIPNVSYAGVVGALRLGIFDYTEKGLLDRTHLRFFTRRSIEKILLEYGWAPRYWNANRIPIEQSEFVWCWRTLAEDQRRNLMEGWLDFDVYQWMTVATPISEAAAWEVNQARDEAMLVRQELHELLVRYQGEHGSLLEHQKAFGEAKEVIARMQAEIAGLETERESSALKLEGQEQRLAKLFAEKEELVAQLLLSRERSWLARVWRRLTRD
- a CDS encoding ABC transporter ATP-binding protein, with the protein product MSIRFGKIEKAYVVYSRPQDRLWEWLTGRQRHRVHLALTDIDFEVSRGETFGLVGQNGAGKSTLLKIAAGTIRPTSGTVEREGRVAALLELGAGFHPEESGYDNMRFMAALHGLEGSNMDDFVSRAVDFSELADESLRRPVKTYSSGMFMRLAFAGATAIEPEVLIVDEALSVGDMHFQKKSLNRILAMREQGATILFCSHNLYQVRSLCQRAAWIHEGKIAALGETEDVVTAYEAHERRRYVHLRGGASAPSEVILTEASLPEVRMESSVPLVKFMRLVIETGEGLNPAHVSSFEDMTVEIELESFANSPFHVGLAIVRSDKDNVFGTSTQFRPQSQPLSGVGEHRVRIRFSRFSLLSGEYLWNVYVLDDSGLQVLDMAELIQPFTVLNQKNRDFGLAWLEHEWLLVQ
- a CDS encoding ABC transporter permease, whose protein sequence is MSDQNAAHHQPYLNTVTNTRQLWVLWRYWLVREFKTRYAGSVLGLAWAVIQPLATLAIFYVLFGLVLAVRVPGLEASNGYLLHLLAGLAVWLPFTDAIGRGVGCLVAYEDFLRKQPMPAEILPAVAVGGSLLTLIIGYALLLLLCVIQGVGPRATWVWLPLLMLSQIVLTLGLTMLLAMAHFLWRDVGSIVAFALQLWFYLTPIVYPLTQVPDRFHEWFLLNPIACLALLVQATILGIAIPAGTAWALFFWVCALSGGGWWFFRSMKSALGEAL
- a CDS encoding NAD-dependent epimerase/dehydratase family protein, which gives rise to MRCVILGGAGFLGRHIGQALAQARHEVWSVDRSPALPEASVPWLVGQVKAEYHDVASWWRRCSGADVLIHLASSTVPATANVAPLADVQHNLMGTLQLLQGLREMDVRPRLLFASSGGAVYGRPQTVPIDEDHPKLPMGAYGVTKLAIEHHLRIEEAQHALPYRIIRLSNPYGEWQRPQGVQGVIAVFAHRALHGEALDVWGDGSVVRDFVHAADVGRAFCAAATHQGDGRVFNVGAGKGISVNEIIVSLERLLERCIERRVLPGRLFDPPVNVLDIARARAELNWEPALSFEVGLERTLRWMRTLP
- a CDS encoding glycosyltransferase family 4 protein, giving the protein MALLIWHRARQVRDLIRRDGIIRTLGMIWQRMRHGPGQWRLQDVLAHYDFVRPGILKLQPGRIESNSLVWFVPDFNIGSGGHLNIFRTIWYLEKMGYTSNIVIVRPVMHQDSETARADIIEHFFPLRASVYMGLAHVPPSEFAVATSWETAYPVRALAGPVRKLYFVQDYEPYFYSVGTESVLAENTYRFGFFGITAGEWLAKKLAQEYGMHTHAVGFGVELDRYRRLPRREPGIRRVFFYARPPTPRRAFELGLLVLNEVARRRPDTQFVLAGWDTSSYQIPFPHLACGTVVLDDLPDLYSQCDVALVLSLTNLSLLPLELMACGCAVVSNRGECVQWLLTDEVAVLTLASPDALADAVCDLLDDDERRQALTERAEVFARSQTWDVVARAFERGLHAARKEG
- a CDS encoding glycosyltransferase family 2 protein, which encodes MSRMHADPSSARSVRASVLIPVKNGGELLGEVLDAVLAQQAPWPFEVIVMDSGSTDGSVQAVRERGIRVETVAPSEFGHGRTRNRMAAMALGDFLVFITQDAKPAGPHWLAAIVSACEAEPSVAGAFGPHLAYPRARHVTHRELAQHFAGFGSNLSVVRLEDPERFAVDPGYRQFLHYFSNNNSCIRREAWERVPLPDVMFAEDQTWALRAIEAGYAKAFAPDAVVYHSHDFGIWETLQRNFDEARSFNIYFGYRLQGSLWSALTSGGYLAKRDLDWLHEAGLHGWRLIKNAAYMAVIECARVIGQFLGTHHASLPKPLLRMVSRDQRLQRKGLE